The proteins below are encoded in one region of Silene latifolia isolate original U9 population chromosome 2, ASM4854445v1, whole genome shotgun sequence:
- the LOC141642497 gene encoding E3 ubiquitin-protein ligase UPL5-like isoform X1, whose protein sequence is MSSITVPMSMESPEYGGRLELQFFVKIMAGGKTLVLQANMEDTVEHLHRKIDIITGIPVTEQRLIYRGKQLQWWQTMEDCGVQNDTSIQLEGRIRSTGNTEAWRLISEMVHLISEVSRDDTSFIDSGMVKEKADQFMSLLANDKTDCYKIFLDAYAAQAFVMMYMSVKKTNKDSADECIRCFMSLGGKNRGENAYRAMMLLEFCRLLKTVVPPADVLYLHCRSALGIMLNEVEVECRLNGNSYVDGESQILFVAVIDLFPILEQVGRSLRKDLVLPSTTSTTQCRFLDQNVSDFSAFLKPVLTIIARELAAAPDSLKGKGKGKEAGKVCSLSDEVDRLFYLFIDLLSQIEKSMLEMKGINRKNDAQAFPNSWSHYLTILKELRNIALIYPGLEVRLLTIMRKNKVVVNALVVIYASCVDDHVWLIKLKDVLDFESRRHLALLMFPKVNGDYEELHEMLIDRSRLLAESFEYIYNADPSSLQVGLFMGFVNEEAKGPGVLREWFCLVCQALFDPHNALFIACPLDRRRFYPNPASKIDPLHLQYFQFAGRVIALAFMYKIQIEGFLDRVFFLQLAGRNVTVEDIKDADPCIYKSCKQILEMDPEFLDSDALFLTFVTETEELGSKEVVELCSGGHDIIVNSKNREEYVHLIVQQRFVKSIAQQVSSFAQGFTDILRDNNLSTAFFKILEQEDLDWMLHGSESQEISVEDWKAHTKYVGYENSDPQIDWFWKVVEQLNAEQKKTLLFFWTSVKYLPVEGFRGLASELFIYKSLEPQDRLPSSHTCFYQLCIPTYPTKAIMQDRLRVITQDHVGFSFGTL, encoded by the exons ATGTCGTCTATTACTGTTCCGATGTCAATGGAGTCTCCAGAATATGGTGGGAGGTTGGAGCTGCAGTTCTTCGTAAAAATTATGGCAGGGGGTAAAACGCTAGTACTGCAGGCCAATATGGAGGACACTGTCGAGCATTTGCACAGAAAGATAGACATTATCACAGGAATCCCAGTAACAGAACAGAGGCTTATTTACAGAGGGAAGCAACTCCAATGGTGGCAGACGATGGAGGACTGTGGCGTTCAAAACGACACCAGCATACAGCTTGAAGGCCGAATACGAAGCACTGGTAACACTGAGGCGTGGCGCCTCATATCTGAAATGGTCCATCTTATTTCAGAGGTGAGTAGGGATGACACTTCTTTTATTGACTCTGGAATGGTAAAAGAGAAGGCAGATCAGTTCATGTCGCTGTTAGCCAATGATAAGACTGATTGTTATAAGATATTCTTGGACGCCTACGCTGCACAAGCGTTTGTTATGATGTATATGTCGGTGAAGAAGACCAATAAGGACTCTGCAGACGAGTGTATTAGATGTTTCATGAGCTTGGGGGGTAAAAACAGAGGCGAGAATGCATATCGTGCTATGATGCTTTTGGAGTTTTGTAGGTTACTTAAGACGGTGGTGCCTCCTGCTGATGTCTTGTACCTGCACTGTCGGAGTGCTCTTGGGATTATGCTGAATGAGGTCGAGGTCGAGTGTAGGTTAAATGGGAATTCTTACGTGGACGGGGAGAGTCAGATTCTCTTTGTTGCTGTTATTGACCTGTTCCCTATCTTGGAGCAAGTAGGACGCAGTCTGCGGAAGGACTTAGTACTGCCTAGTACCACTTCAACTACCCAGTGCAGGTTTTTGGATCAGAATGTGTCTGATTTTTCTGCATTTCTAAAGCCTGTACTGACTATCATTGCGAGGGAACTTGCTGCTGCACCAGATTCTCTCAAGGGTAAGGGTAAAGGTAAGGAAGCAGGAAAAGTCTGCTCATTAAGTGATGAGGTTGATCGTCTCTTCTATCTTTTCATTGATCTGCTCAGTCAGATTGAAAAATCTATGCTGGAAATGAAGGGTATTAACAGAAAGAATGATGCTCAAGCCTTTCCAAATAGTTGGTCTCACTATCTTACTATTCTCAAGGAATTGAGAAACATCGCACTTATTTATCCTGGTTTGGAGGTCCGACTTTTAACCATAATGAGAAAGAATAAAGTAGTGGTGAATGCTCTTGTTGTTATATATGCTTCCTGTGTTGATGATCATGTGTGGCTTATTAAGCTTAAGGATGTCCTAGACTTTGAATCCAGGCGACATTTAGCATTGTTGATGTTCCCTAAAGTTAATGGAGATTATGAGGAATTACATGAGATGTTGATAGACAGGTCTCGATTGCTGGCTGAATCTTTCGAGTATATATATAATGCAGATCCATCTTCTTTACAAGTTGGTCTTTTTATGGGATTCGTAAATGAAGAAGCTAAAGGCCCTGGTGTTTTAAGGGAGTGGTTTTGCCTAGTGTGCCAAGCTTTGTTTGATCCACATAATGCCCTTTTTATCGCCTGCCCCTTGGACCGTCGAAGGTTCTATCCTAATCCAG CCTCCAAGATAGATCCCCTCCATCTTCAATACTTCCAATTTGCTGGTAGAGTAATTGCTTTAGCCTTTATGTACAAGATTCAAATTGAAGGTTTTCTTGATCGTGTATTTTTCTTGCAATTAGCTGGAAGAAATGTTACTGTGGAAGACATTAAGGATGCAGATCCATGCATTTATAAAAGCTGCAAACAAATTTTGGAAATGGATCCTGAATTTTTGGATTCTGATGCACTTTTTCTGACATTTGTTACTGAAACTGAAGAGCTTGGATCGAAGGAAGTCGTGGAACTCTGTTCTGGAGGTCATGACATTATTGTGAATAGCAAAAATAGAGAGGAATATGTTCACCTCATTGTTCAACAGCGTTTTGTTAAATCCATTGCACAACAAGTGTCTTCCTTCGCTCAAGGTTTTACTGACATTCTTCGTGACAATAATCTCTCTACAGCCTTTTTTAAAATCCTAGAGCAGGAAGATCTTGATTGGATGTTGCATGGAAGTGAAAGTCAGGAAATTTCTGTTGAAGATTGGAAGGCACATACTAAGTATGTCGGTTATGAAAATTCCGATCCACAAATTGATTGGTTTTGGAAG GTTGTTGAACAGTTGAATGCGGAGCAGAAGAAAACTCTACTTTTCTTTTGGACATCAGTAAAGTATCTTCCAGTTGAAGGGTTTCGCGGTTTGGCTTCTGAACTTTTCATATACAAGTCATTGGAGCCCCAAGACCGATTGCCTTCATCCCACACCTGCTTTTACCAACTGTGTATCCCGACTTACCCCACAAAAGCCATCATGCAAGATCGTCTCCGAGTCATTACCCAAGACCATGTTGGTTTTAGCTTTGGAACACTGTGA
- the LOC141642497 gene encoding E3 ubiquitin-protein ligase UPL5-like isoform X2 → MSSITVPMSMESPEYGGRLELQFFVKIMAGGKTLVLQANMEDTVEHLHRKIDIITGIPVTEQRLIYRGKQLQWWQTMEDCGVQNDTSIQLEGRIRSTGNTEAWRLISEMVHLISEVSRDDTSFIDSGMVKEKADQFMSLLANDKTDCYKIFLDAYAAQAFVMMYMSVKKTNKDSADECIRCFMSLGGKNRGENAYRAMMLLEFCRLLKTVVPPADVLYLHCRSALGIMLNEVEVECRLNGNSYVDGESQILFVAVIDLFPILEQVGRSLRKDLVLPSTTSTTQCRFLDQNVSDFSAFLKPVLTIIARELAAAPDSLKGKGKGKEAGKVCSLSDEVDRLFYLFIDLLSQIEKSMLEMKGINRKNDAQAFPNSWSHYLTILKELRNIALIYPGLEVRLLTIMRKNKVVVNALVVIYASCVDDHVWLIKLKDVLDFESRRHLALLMFPKVNGDYEELHEMLIDRSRLLAESFEYIYNADPSSLQVGLFMGFVNEEAKGPGVLREWFCLVCQALFDPHNALFIACPLDRRRFYPNPASKIDPLHLQYFQFAAGRNVTVEDIKDADPCIYKSCKQILEMDPEFLDSDALFLTFVTETEELGSKEVVELCSGGHDIIVNSKNREEYVHLIVQQRFVKSIAQQVSSFAQGFTDILRDNNLSTAFFKILEQEDLDWMLHGSESQEISVEDWKAHTKYVGYENSDPQIDWFWKVVEQLNAEQKKTLLFFWTSVKYLPVEGFRGLASELFIYKSLEPQDRLPSSHTCFYQLCIPTYPTKAIMQDRLRVITQDHVGFSFGTL, encoded by the exons ATGTCGTCTATTACTGTTCCGATGTCAATGGAGTCTCCAGAATATGGTGGGAGGTTGGAGCTGCAGTTCTTCGTAAAAATTATGGCAGGGGGTAAAACGCTAGTACTGCAGGCCAATATGGAGGACACTGTCGAGCATTTGCACAGAAAGATAGACATTATCACAGGAATCCCAGTAACAGAACAGAGGCTTATTTACAGAGGGAAGCAACTCCAATGGTGGCAGACGATGGAGGACTGTGGCGTTCAAAACGACACCAGCATACAGCTTGAAGGCCGAATACGAAGCACTGGTAACACTGAGGCGTGGCGCCTCATATCTGAAATGGTCCATCTTATTTCAGAGGTGAGTAGGGATGACACTTCTTTTATTGACTCTGGAATGGTAAAAGAGAAGGCAGATCAGTTCATGTCGCTGTTAGCCAATGATAAGACTGATTGTTATAAGATATTCTTGGACGCCTACGCTGCACAAGCGTTTGTTATGATGTATATGTCGGTGAAGAAGACCAATAAGGACTCTGCAGACGAGTGTATTAGATGTTTCATGAGCTTGGGGGGTAAAAACAGAGGCGAGAATGCATATCGTGCTATGATGCTTTTGGAGTTTTGTAGGTTACTTAAGACGGTGGTGCCTCCTGCTGATGTCTTGTACCTGCACTGTCGGAGTGCTCTTGGGATTATGCTGAATGAGGTCGAGGTCGAGTGTAGGTTAAATGGGAATTCTTACGTGGACGGGGAGAGTCAGATTCTCTTTGTTGCTGTTATTGACCTGTTCCCTATCTTGGAGCAAGTAGGACGCAGTCTGCGGAAGGACTTAGTACTGCCTAGTACCACTTCAACTACCCAGTGCAGGTTTTTGGATCAGAATGTGTCTGATTTTTCTGCATTTCTAAAGCCTGTACTGACTATCATTGCGAGGGAACTTGCTGCTGCACCAGATTCTCTCAAGGGTAAGGGTAAAGGTAAGGAAGCAGGAAAAGTCTGCTCATTAAGTGATGAGGTTGATCGTCTCTTCTATCTTTTCATTGATCTGCTCAGTCAGATTGAAAAATCTATGCTGGAAATGAAGGGTATTAACAGAAAGAATGATGCTCAAGCCTTTCCAAATAGTTGGTCTCACTATCTTACTATTCTCAAGGAATTGAGAAACATCGCACTTATTTATCCTGGTTTGGAGGTCCGACTTTTAACCATAATGAGAAAGAATAAAGTAGTGGTGAATGCTCTTGTTGTTATATATGCTTCCTGTGTTGATGATCATGTGTGGCTTATTAAGCTTAAGGATGTCCTAGACTTTGAATCCAGGCGACATTTAGCATTGTTGATGTTCCCTAAAGTTAATGGAGATTATGAGGAATTACATGAGATGTTGATAGACAGGTCTCGATTGCTGGCTGAATCTTTCGAGTATATATATAATGCAGATCCATCTTCTTTACAAGTTGGTCTTTTTATGGGATTCGTAAATGAAGAAGCTAAAGGCCCTGGTGTTTTAAGGGAGTGGTTTTGCCTAGTGTGCCAAGCTTTGTTTGATCCACATAATGCCCTTTTTATCGCCTGCCCCTTGGACCGTCGAAGGTTCTATCCTAATCCAG CCTCCAAGATAGATCCCCTCCATCTTCAATACTTCCAATTTGCTG CTGGAAGAAATGTTACTGTGGAAGACATTAAGGATGCAGATCCATGCATTTATAAAAGCTGCAAACAAATTTTGGAAATGGATCCTGAATTTTTGGATTCTGATGCACTTTTTCTGACATTTGTTACTGAAACTGAAGAGCTTGGATCGAAGGAAGTCGTGGAACTCTGTTCTGGAGGTCATGACATTATTGTGAATAGCAAAAATAGAGAGGAATATGTTCACCTCATTGTTCAACAGCGTTTTGTTAAATCCATTGCACAACAAGTGTCTTCCTTCGCTCAAGGTTTTACTGACATTCTTCGTGACAATAATCTCTCTACAGCCTTTTTTAAAATCCTAGAGCAGGAAGATCTTGATTGGATGTTGCATGGAAGTGAAAGTCAGGAAATTTCTGTTGAAGATTGGAAGGCACATACTAAGTATGTCGGTTATGAAAATTCCGATCCACAAATTGATTGGTTTTGGAAG GTTGTTGAACAGTTGAATGCGGAGCAGAAGAAAACTCTACTTTTCTTTTGGACATCAGTAAAGTATCTTCCAGTTGAAGGGTTTCGCGGTTTGGCTTCTGAACTTTTCATATACAAGTCATTGGAGCCCCAAGACCGATTGCCTTCATCCCACACCTGCTTTTACCAACTGTGTATCCCGACTTACCCCACAAAAGCCATCATGCAAGATCGTCTCCGAGTCATTACCCAAGACCATGTTGGTTTTAGCTTTGGAACACTGTGA
- the LOC141642497 gene encoding E3 ubiquitin-protein ligase UPL5-like isoform X3, which yields MSSITVPMSMESPEYGGRLELQFFVKIMAGGKTLVLQANMEDTVEHLHRKIDIITGIPVTEQRLIYRGKQLQWWQTMEDCGVQNDTSIQLEGRIRSTGNTEAWRLISEMVHLISEVSRDDTSFIDSGMVKEKADQFMSLLANDKTDCYKIFLDAYAAQAFVMMYMSVKKTNKDSADECIRCFMSLGGKNRGENAYRAMMLLEFCRLLKTVVPPADVLYLHCRSALGIMLNEVEVECRLNGNSYVDGESQILFVAVIDLFPILEQVGRSLRKDLVLPSTTSTTQCRFLDQNVSDFSAFLKPVLTIIARELAAAPDSLKGKGKGKEAGKVCSLSDEVDRLFYLFIDLLSQIEKSMLEMKGINRKNDAQAFPNSWSHYLTILKELRNIALIYPGLEVRLLTIMRKNKVVVNALVVIYASCVDDHVWLIKLKDVLDFESRRHLALLMFPKVNGDYEELHEMLIDRSRLLAESFEYIYNADPSSLQVGLFMGFVNEEAKGPGVLREWFCLVCQALFDPHNALFIACPLDRRRFYPNPAGRNVTVEDIKDADPCIYKSCKQILEMDPEFLDSDALFLTFVTETEELGSKEVVELCSGGHDIIVNSKNREEYVHLIVQQRFVKSIAQQVSSFAQGFTDILRDNNLSTAFFKILEQEDLDWMLHGSESQEISVEDWKAHTKYVGYENSDPQIDWFWKVVEQLNAEQKKTLLFFWTSVKYLPVEGFRGLASELFIYKSLEPQDRLPSSHTCFYQLCIPTYPTKAIMQDRLRVITQDHVGFSFGTL from the exons ATGTCGTCTATTACTGTTCCGATGTCAATGGAGTCTCCAGAATATGGTGGGAGGTTGGAGCTGCAGTTCTTCGTAAAAATTATGGCAGGGGGTAAAACGCTAGTACTGCAGGCCAATATGGAGGACACTGTCGAGCATTTGCACAGAAAGATAGACATTATCACAGGAATCCCAGTAACAGAACAGAGGCTTATTTACAGAGGGAAGCAACTCCAATGGTGGCAGACGATGGAGGACTGTGGCGTTCAAAACGACACCAGCATACAGCTTGAAGGCCGAATACGAAGCACTGGTAACACTGAGGCGTGGCGCCTCATATCTGAAATGGTCCATCTTATTTCAGAGGTGAGTAGGGATGACACTTCTTTTATTGACTCTGGAATGGTAAAAGAGAAGGCAGATCAGTTCATGTCGCTGTTAGCCAATGATAAGACTGATTGTTATAAGATATTCTTGGACGCCTACGCTGCACAAGCGTTTGTTATGATGTATATGTCGGTGAAGAAGACCAATAAGGACTCTGCAGACGAGTGTATTAGATGTTTCATGAGCTTGGGGGGTAAAAACAGAGGCGAGAATGCATATCGTGCTATGATGCTTTTGGAGTTTTGTAGGTTACTTAAGACGGTGGTGCCTCCTGCTGATGTCTTGTACCTGCACTGTCGGAGTGCTCTTGGGATTATGCTGAATGAGGTCGAGGTCGAGTGTAGGTTAAATGGGAATTCTTACGTGGACGGGGAGAGTCAGATTCTCTTTGTTGCTGTTATTGACCTGTTCCCTATCTTGGAGCAAGTAGGACGCAGTCTGCGGAAGGACTTAGTACTGCCTAGTACCACTTCAACTACCCAGTGCAGGTTTTTGGATCAGAATGTGTCTGATTTTTCTGCATTTCTAAAGCCTGTACTGACTATCATTGCGAGGGAACTTGCTGCTGCACCAGATTCTCTCAAGGGTAAGGGTAAAGGTAAGGAAGCAGGAAAAGTCTGCTCATTAAGTGATGAGGTTGATCGTCTCTTCTATCTTTTCATTGATCTGCTCAGTCAGATTGAAAAATCTATGCTGGAAATGAAGGGTATTAACAGAAAGAATGATGCTCAAGCCTTTCCAAATAGTTGGTCTCACTATCTTACTATTCTCAAGGAATTGAGAAACATCGCACTTATTTATCCTGGTTTGGAGGTCCGACTTTTAACCATAATGAGAAAGAATAAAGTAGTGGTGAATGCTCTTGTTGTTATATATGCTTCCTGTGTTGATGATCATGTGTGGCTTATTAAGCTTAAGGATGTCCTAGACTTTGAATCCAGGCGACATTTAGCATTGTTGATGTTCCCTAAAGTTAATGGAGATTATGAGGAATTACATGAGATGTTGATAGACAGGTCTCGATTGCTGGCTGAATCTTTCGAGTATATATATAATGCAGATCCATCTTCTTTACAAGTTGGTCTTTTTATGGGATTCGTAAATGAAGAAGCTAAAGGCCCTGGTGTTTTAAGGGAGTGGTTTTGCCTAGTGTGCCAAGCTTTGTTTGATCCACATAATGCCCTTTTTATCGCCTGCCCCTTGGACCGTCGAAGGTTCTATCCTAATCCAG CTGGAAGAAATGTTACTGTGGAAGACATTAAGGATGCAGATCCATGCATTTATAAAAGCTGCAAACAAATTTTGGAAATGGATCCTGAATTTTTGGATTCTGATGCACTTTTTCTGACATTTGTTACTGAAACTGAAGAGCTTGGATCGAAGGAAGTCGTGGAACTCTGTTCTGGAGGTCATGACATTATTGTGAATAGCAAAAATAGAGAGGAATATGTTCACCTCATTGTTCAACAGCGTTTTGTTAAATCCATTGCACAACAAGTGTCTTCCTTCGCTCAAGGTTTTACTGACATTCTTCGTGACAATAATCTCTCTACAGCCTTTTTTAAAATCCTAGAGCAGGAAGATCTTGATTGGATGTTGCATGGAAGTGAAAGTCAGGAAATTTCTGTTGAAGATTGGAAGGCACATACTAAGTATGTCGGTTATGAAAATTCCGATCCACAAATTGATTGGTTTTGGAAG GTTGTTGAACAGTTGAATGCGGAGCAGAAGAAAACTCTACTTTTCTTTTGGACATCAGTAAAGTATCTTCCAGTTGAAGGGTTTCGCGGTTTGGCTTCTGAACTTTTCATATACAAGTCATTGGAGCCCCAAGACCGATTGCCTTCATCCCACACCTGCTTTTACCAACTGTGTATCCCGACTTACCCCACAAAAGCCATCATGCAAGATCGTCTCCGAGTCATTACCCAAGACCATGTTGGTTTTAGCTTTGGAACACTGTGA